In Xiphophorus maculatus strain JP 163 A chromosome 2, X_maculatus-5.0-male, whole genome shotgun sequence, one genomic interval encodes:
- the LOC102235276 gene encoding homeobox protein DBX1-B-like, with protein MMFPCSALPPPLYPGFLRPPAALSSPLGRSLPSGFLVEDLLRLSQPVGYIHRAFSSGSPGELIQLGPGLGASARPEPPNRTGSPHTGCSDSGYLKFGVSTILAPSTRSVQSLQTKSLPFFDGNLHPLIRASYFSASSSSSSVVPVPGTFSWPLAPRGKPRRGMLRRAVFSDLQRKALERTFQKQKYISKPDRKKLASKLGLKDSQVKIWFQNRRMKWRNSKERELLSTGGCRQQTLPTKTNPHPDLTDVGSTFCKRLTRSAADSQESHPHHHHHHHHQIPSFPSDLSKQSESDGEEITVS; from the exons ATGATGTTCCCGTGCAGCGCGCTGCCGCCGCCTCTCTACCCGGGCTTCCTGCGCCCTCCCGCGGCTCTCTCCTCGCCCCTCGGCCGCTCGCTGCCCTCCGGCTTCCTGGTGGAGGATCTGCTGCGGCTGAGCCAGCCTGTCGGCTACATCCACCGGGCCTTCTCTTCCGGGAGCCCCGGGGAGCTTATCCAACTCGGCCCCGGGCTGGGAGCTTCTGCTCGCCCGGAACCACCGAACCGAACCGGGTCGCCGCACACGGGCTGCTCGGACTCGGGATACCTGAAGTTCGGCGTCAGTACCATCCTGGCCCCGTCCACACGGAGTG ttcAGAGTCTTCAGACGAAGTCGCTGCCGTTCTTTGACGGAAACCTTCATCCTCTCATCAGAGCCTCGTACTTCTCAG cctcctcctcctcttcttctgtggttccAGTCCCAGGAACGTTTTCTTGGCCCCTGGCCCCCCGGGGGAAGCCCAGGAGGGGCATGCTGCGGCGGGCCGTGTTCTCGGACCTCCAGAGGAAGGCGCTGGAGAGAACCTTCCAGAAACAGAAGTACATCAGCAAACCAGACAGGAAGAAACTGGCCAGTAAACTGGGACTGAAGGACTCACAG GTGAAGATCTGGTTTCAGAACCGCAGGATGAAGTGGAGGAACTCCAAGGAACGCGAGTTGCTTTCGACGGGCGGCTGCCGCCAGCAGACCCTCCCCACCAAAACCAATCCCCACCCGGATCTGACCGACGTGGGCAGCACTTTCTGCAAGCGGCTGACCCGAAGTGCAGCCGACAGCCAGGAGTCGCATccccaccaccatcatcatcatcatcaccagaTCCCATCCTTTCCATCAGATCTGAGTAAACAGTCAGAGTCCGACGGTGAAGAAATCACGGTTTCATAA
- the dnaaf4 gene encoding dynein assembly factor 4, axonemal has protein sequence MPLHVTDYTWTQTDSTVHISVPLKGATAAGVDIVSTEEYLKVHFPPFLFEAFLFEPIDDDRSSAKVGNGVAVFTLPKKTHKVWEHLMITTDDKETKKEIRARALLTQEQKLSAELKQKAEKRQAEKKYALETMMKLEKVERDRIQQMKDAEREKTTAELAAWQLRQKQEAEKAQQNQNHQIQQNPDTKTPGSRQTDIRKNKQVHSDAEKKKKKKIRAQLPPPRTCGNIPVTFTPRVFPTALRESRVPEEEEWLKKQAEARRAMSAELEELEDLTEEERNPDWLKQKGDKCFSNGDYVGAVNAYTLGIRLNRKLPALYSNRAACHLKLRNLHKAIEDSSKALDLLTPAVSANAAARVRARVRRGSAFCQLELYTEGLQDYEAALKIEPHNEALQRDAQIIRDIIQGSAEQNGTQ, from the exons ATGCCACTGCACGTGACCGACTACACGTGGACCCAGACGGACTCCACGGTCCACATCAGCGTGCCTTTAAAGGGAGCGACGGCTGCTGGAGTGGACATCGTGTCAACGGAGGAGTATCTAAAG GTCCATTTTCCTCCCTTCCTGTTTGAGGCCTTCCTGTTCGAACCCATCGATGATGACCGAAGCTCGGCGAAAGTCGGAAACGGCGTCGCTGTTTTCACTTTACCAAAAAAGACTCACAAAGTCTGGGAGCATCTGATGATAACCACAG AtgataaagaaacaaagaaggaGATCAGAGCGAGAGCTTTACTGACACAGGAGCAGAAACTTTCTGCAGAGTTGAAACAAAAAGCTGAGAAACGGCAAGCAGAGAAGAAATATGCTCTGGAGACAATGATGAAG CTGGAGAAGGTGGAAAGAGACAGAATCCAGCAGATGAAGGACGCAGAGCGAGAGAAAACGACGGCAGAGCTGGCAGCGTGGCAGCTGAggcagaaacaggaagcagagaaagcccaacagaaccagaaccatcagatccaacAGAACCCAGACACAAAAACACCCGGAAGCAGACAAACGGATATCAGGAAGAACAAACAAG TTCACAGCGatgcagagaagaagaagaagaagaagatccGAGCCCAGCTGCCTCCTCCCAGAACCTGCGGAAACATTCCAGTTACGTTCACCCCTCGAGTTTTCCCGACAGCTCTCCGAGAGTCACGGGTTCCCGAAGAGGAAGAG TGGCTGAAGAAGCAGGCTGAGGCAAGGCGAGCGATGAGTgcggagctggaggagctggaggacctgacggaggaggagaggaaccCCGACTGGCTGAAGCAGAAGGGCGA CAAGTGTTTCTCAAACGGAGACTACGTGGGAGCGGTGAATGCGTACACTCTGGGGATCCGCCTCAACAGGAAGTTGCCTGCTCTCTACTCAAACAGAGCGGCGTGTCACCTGAAGCTCAGGAATCTGCACAAAGCCATCGAGGACTCCTCCAAG GCTCTGGACCTGTTGACCCCAGCCGTTTCTGCCAACGCTGCAGCCAGAGTCCGAGCCAGAGTCCGCCGAGGATCCGCATTCTGCCAGCTGGAGCTCTACACTGAAG GACTACAAGACTATGAAGCAGCTCTGAAGATCGAGCCCCACAATGAGGCGCTGCAGAGGGACGCCCAGATAATCCGAGACATAATCCAAGGTTCTGCTGAACAAAATGGGACACAGTGA